Within the Medicago truncatula cultivar Jemalong A17 chromosome 4, MtrunA17r5.0-ANR, whole genome shotgun sequence genome, the region AAAAGATATACATAAAAAAGGCATAGCAAGACAGGAAACATAAAATACCTCATCCGCTTGAGATCCTCGGCTTCTTCATGAGTGCAACCAAGAGTACAACCTGAGAAAGCCAGCATGTCCATCTCATATCTCAGATGCAATGCCACAAAAGGTCCCCTCTCGCGAAGTATCTGAACCAATTTTTGCCCCAGATTCTCAATTTGAGGGGTGAATTTAAGTGCCTGGTAATTAACACGGCACCTAAGTTTCTGTAGATCAATTGGGAGACCATTATTTGCTAGGCGTGCATCTGTTTTGTTGAAGTGCACCACCATGTGCTTGGCAAAAAGCGGTAGAATCTGCAGTTAGAGTCGATAGTCAAACTCAATATATGTACTACTGAAAATAAGGGAAGGGGGGAAATATAGGTAACTATGCTTTTTCACTTCAACAATGATATAATGCTTTTTGGCACCAACTTTGGGTTAAGCTTCGTACAATCCATTTTAGTTGCTATACTTTTCTTCATATGAATGATTAATATTTCAAGATATTATAAGATGTTTCCATATCTGCTAATAACTCTAAATGTCACTGTCTTAAAAGCCATATCAAAGAATCATTAACTAATCACTTATCAAACTTTAAATTGTCAAATAAGAGAAAGCCTGACTGATGTATTATACATAATTTTAGATGAAGTGCAACAAATAGAATCTGCAGACCTGCTCCAAGTAATACTTTTCATTTGACCAGCTAACAGGAGGCATCTCCAGGGTCGAGTATCCACTTTTCCTAGTAAACTTTTTGGGAACTCTTTTCACTATTCGAACTTCATCTCGTAAAGAATCAATGAAATGTCTTACATCAAATATATCCTCGAAGCcactgtaaaaataaaaaaaaaacaactttaaaaTGACACAACGCAACCAAATTAGagaatactctttttttttcataacaaaTGATATACCTACGGTCTGCCCAAAAAGATTTCTTATCAAGTTCCGGAACAACCAATGTGAGGTTCAAAAGCCGAGCAATTGTCACCATGTCACAAATCTGAAATGCCAAATCTAGTAATTAAACATTGAAGCTTATCGTATAATAGGAATAAAGAAGTGGAAGAATAGGAATTACAAACCGCTGCACGCATTTGATTCAAACCCCCATTACAGGACACTCTTAGAAAACCATTACTAGTATAATTTCCTGCAAGATTTCAGCTGACAAGGCTTTAATATTTACAAAAGTGCATCAGAAAAGATATAAACAGCTAATGATACTCATACCCCGTCTACCAAACCCATCTACGTATaagtattttgttattttacttATACCCTTATGTAAAACTATCTTGCATGCGTATGCATGTCTCAACATAAGTAAGTGTAATACCGGGGATCTTCAGTTAGACTCTTATTTGCTTTCTGTTAAGTGTTTGAGAGATTGATGGGGATATTCTATACAAGGATTCATACAGGGTCATTAAAATGGACAAATGCTTCAAACAtaatttgagataaaaaaattaaaaaaaaaaaaaagtaagtatcATATTCAAAGGAAAATTCTACTGAACAGCTAAAGGAGTTGTACAGTGGAGAATCAGGATGGGCATTAAGTATCAACAATAGCTTAAAATAAGTGGAgctaagataaaaaatattatggtGGATCAGTGGACATGAGGAAATATAAAATTAGGGATAAACGTATAGGAGAGTTGTAGATGATGGGAACTGACTGAAGGTCGATTAGTAACGTACGTGCAAGAAAGATCAACATAGGCATCATGAAAAAAGTGGATCAAATGGAACTGTAGTGGTACACTAAAAAGATTAGGGGAAAGACTTCACTCTAAACTAAATGgatttattgatttttggttaGAATCTAATGGAATCGACTGATCTATGTATCTATCCCTACTCAGTACTTGGTTGTTATTTTTTACGGCCACAAAACACAACATAGCAAATCATCTCTAACAGGAAGTCCAAAAAACATGACGGTCACTATCAACTAATTGATATTAACAATCATAAATCATAAGTCACTAACATTCATGCTCCTACATTATGATTCTTTTCCCAAAGGGTTTACCAACACATACATTATGCCCCAACATTCAGCTAAGCATGATCATTACCATCTAATAAAATCACAATGTTAGGTTGATCATATAGATATTATGATATTTGAATTTTGGTATATTGTCAGAACAAAACACTACTAATCATATGTGTAACTTTAAAAGTAATTATGATTGAAGTCAAAGCTACATATTTCCAAACCACGTCACAAAACCACTCAAGCAAACAAAAACATTGCAATCTTGAGATAAGTAAGTAGATAGAAAAACTAACTTGCAGGAAGTAAAATGGGAGGAGATTGAGCAAATCTAACATCTCCTTGAGGAGGCCGTTGAGTTGTATGATATATACGACTGGTAAATCCAGTAAAGAAATTGGAATGCCATAGTTCACTCACTGTAACAAGCTGAACCAAACATGTCCACAGCACAATGGTTGAACAAATTCGAATAAACCAAACACGAAAACGGCTCCTTGGAATCAAAGGAGCAGCTTGAAGAAGCTTATCATAATATCTCACTTGATTACCCTCTGATGATCTAACTTCCATTTCTTTGTCACACACTTCATTGCCACTTCATCACCATAACCTTCAAACACTTTTCACAGccaaaatcaacacaaatcTGCAACAAACGAACAAAAACATCATCGTACATAAGTAGTACATTGCAAAATTAGTGATtttatggaaagaaaaaaaaaatcctcgtACATAAGAAGATATACCTTAAACACTGCAACAAAGTGAATCTCACTGTTTTGaggttttttgaagaaattggaaCCGACCCAGAATTGAATTTGAAGCTGGTGATTGAGGGTGAGGCTCAAAATTAGATCTTTATGCCACCAAATTGTGTCCACACAATTTGAAGCTCTTCAATAATCAGAGAAAAAtaacgattttttttatattttttaagtagAAGAATTGAATAACAAGGTAAAGATCCAATGAGAATGGAAAGAAAGGATCAAATCGGAGGAAAATCAGAAAGAAGGTTGATGCATTTTTATTCACATTCAAGTGggaaaaaatcttattttttgtttttttaattgaatgttttgaagatttcaatgaaaattatagaaaaatgtTCCTTTTCTCAGTTTTTTAATTGTGTGCATGGATTCAAAGGTTTGGGACTGGGTAGATGAATTGAGAGATCCAGGTTAACTAGaaagaaaatgtatttttcCACCgttaaagtcttttaaaatattcaaactttattatgaaaaaaagaGATTGCAAAATGGGAAAAATAAATAGCTTTGTAGACATTTCAAATATTCTTGGATAAAACGTCTTTGTATGCAAGCAAGATCTTAAGCATTGGTTATTTGCACTAAACAAAAAGTTGT harbors:
- the LOC25492967 gene encoding rhamnogalacturonan I rhamnosyltransferase 1 isoform X1, with protein sequence MEVRSSEGNQVRYYDKLLQAAPLIPRSRFRVWFIRICSTIVLWTCLVQLVTVSELWHSNFFTGFTSRIYHTTQRPPQGDVRFAQSPPILLPARNYTSNGFLRVSCNGGLNQMRAAICDMVTIARLLNLTLVVPELDKKSFWADRSGFEDIFDVRHFIDSLRDEVRIVKRVPKKFTRKSGYSTLEMPPVSWSNEKYYLEQILPLFAKHMVVHFNKTDARLANNGLPIDLQKLRCRVNYQALKFTPQIENLGQKLVQILRERGPFVALHLRYEMDMLAFSGCTLGCTHEEAEDLKRMRYAFPSWREKEIVSEERRSQGLCPLTPEEAALVMQALGFDRETQIYIAAGEIYGGERRLAQLRAAFPKIVKKEVLVALDELQQFQNHSSQMAALDFMVSVAGDTFIPTYDGNMAKLVEGHRRYSGFKKSILLDRKKLVQLLDMHQNGTLPWNEFVDVVRQVHEKRMGQPTYRRIIVDKPKEEDYFYANPHECLCEGTKCDDLLGPHNSTRVR
- the LOC25492967 gene encoding rhamnogalacturonan I rhamnosyltransferase 1 isoform X2, with product MEVRSSEGNQVRYYDKLLQAAPLIPRSRFRVWFIRICSTIVLWTCLVQLVTVSELWHSNFFTGFTSRIYHTTQRPPQGDVRFAQSPPILLPARNYTSNGFLRVSCNGGLNQMRAAICDMVTIARLLNLTLVVPELDKKSFWADRSGFEDIFDVRHFIDSLRDEVRIVKRVPKKFTRKSGYSTLEMPPVSWSNEKYYLEQILPLFAKHMVVHFNKTDARLANNGLPIDLQKLRCRVNYQALKFTPQIENLGQKLVQILRERGPFVALHLRYEMDMLAFSGCTLGCTHEEAEDLKRMRYAFPSWREKEIVSEERRSQGLCPLTPEEAALVMQALGFDRETQIYIAAGEIYGGERRLAQLRAAFPKIVKKEVLVALDELQQFQNHSSQMAALDFMVSVAGDTFIPTYDGNMAKLVEGHRSSHAGIPVLKSPSYWTGKSLYNCLICIKMEPFHGMSL